From the Arthrobacter sp. PM3 genome, one window contains:
- a CDS encoding APC family permease, with product MSNEPRSTAGLNDSEHLAVLGYQDSFDRSMSLWANFALGFTYLSPLVGVYSLFAIAMAAGGPPSIFWIFIVGAGQMLVALVFGEVVSQYPIHGGIYPWTRRLWGRRYAWMAAWVYIWAMIVTITAVAEFGSGFLASLFEIELTRESTLGLSVLLLLVALVLNFTGTKTMARVARIGLAAELVGVIAVGLYLLIFQRKQDFGVFFDPMGVQGDGSYLTAFMGAALAGLFLFYGFEACGDVAEEVANPARRIPRAMMMTIVVGGVSALFSFGGYVLAAPNLQEIVNGQDPDPIPAILESALGPVGAKIFLVVAITAFLSCVLSLQAAASRLIFSFARDGMVPGHRWLAKVSGTAKVPANALIVAASIPLAICVIIYLGSDELLTQITSFAVLGIYIAFQSVVLASLRQRLKGWRPAGPFSLGAAGFVVNVAALAYGIFAMVLLAWPGSTGVFLTDWTVLIGLAVVAGTGLLYLLLARPDARSTAPAGDAIEVAAKLRAGSSLQSTPAEA from the coding sequence ATGTCTAACGAACCACGCAGCACCGCCGGGCTCAACGATAGTGAGCACCTTGCCGTCCTGGGCTACCAGGACTCCTTTGACCGGTCCATGTCCCTGTGGGCCAATTTCGCGCTCGGATTCACGTACCTTTCGCCGCTGGTGGGGGTGTACTCCCTTTTCGCCATCGCCATGGCCGCCGGCGGGCCGCCGTCGATCTTCTGGATCTTCATCGTGGGCGCGGGGCAGATGCTGGTGGCACTGGTGTTCGGCGAGGTGGTTTCGCAATATCCCATCCACGGCGGCATCTATCCGTGGACCAGGCGGCTGTGGGGCCGGCGCTACGCCTGGATGGCGGCCTGGGTCTACATCTGGGCCATGATCGTCACCATCACCGCGGTGGCCGAATTCGGCAGCGGCTTCCTGGCCAGCCTGTTCGAGATTGAACTGACCCGGGAAAGCACCCTTGGCCTGTCCGTGCTGCTCCTGCTGGTGGCGCTCGTCCTGAATTTCACGGGCACCAAAACGATGGCCCGGGTGGCCCGGATCGGGCTGGCCGCCGAACTGGTGGGCGTGATCGCCGTCGGCCTGTACCTGCTGATTTTCCAGCGCAAGCAGGACTTCGGCGTGTTCTTTGACCCGATGGGTGTCCAGGGTGACGGCAGCTACCTGACCGCCTTCATGGGAGCCGCCCTGGCCGGGCTCTTCCTGTTCTACGGGTTCGAGGCCTGCGGCGACGTCGCGGAGGAGGTCGCCAACCCGGCCCGGCGGATCCCGCGCGCCATGATGATGACCATCGTGGTGGGCGGTGTCTCCGCGCTCTTCTCCTTCGGCGGCTACGTGCTGGCGGCGCCCAACCTGCAGGAAATCGTCAACGGCCAGGACCCGGACCCGATCCCCGCCATCCTGGAATCGGCCCTCGGCCCGGTGGGTGCCAAGATCTTCCTGGTGGTTGCGATCACGGCCTTCCTGTCCTGCGTGCTGAGCCTGCAGGCGGCCGCGAGCCGGCTCATCTTCTCCTTCGCACGCGACGGCATGGTCCCCGGACACCGCTGGCTCGCCAAGGTGTCGGGCACCGCCAAGGTCCCGGCAAACGCCCTCATCGTCGCCGCGAGCATCCCGCTGGCCATCTGCGTCATCATCTACCTCGGGTCCGATGAACTGCTCACCCAGATCACCTCCTTTGCCGTGCTGGGCATCTACATTGCCTTCCAGTCGGTGGTGCTGGCTTCCCTGCGCCAGCGCCTCAAGGGCTGGCGTCCGGCCGGGCCGTTCAGTCTGGGCGCCGCGGGGTTCGTGGTCAACGTCGCGGCCCTGGCCTACGGCATCTTTGCCATGGTGTTGCTGGCCTGGCCCGGCTCCACCGGCGTCTTCCTCACCGACTGGACCGTCCTGATCGGCCTTGCCGTGGTGGCGGGCACCGGCCTCCTGTACCTGCTGCTGGCCCGCCCGGACGCCAGGTCGACGGCGCCGGCCGGCGACGCGATCGAAGTTGCCGCCAAGCTGCGTGCCGGCAGTTCCCTCCAGAGCACCCCCGCCGAGGCCTGA
- a CDS encoding aminobutyraldehyde dehydrogenase → MSVRNLRNFVNGRFVDSAATDRLEIHNPATEEVIATTPVSTAGDVAAAYAAAAGAFEIWSESTPGERQRALLHIADAVEARAEELADLECADTGKPRAGIVPDEIDVLVDQIRFFAGAARTLEGRATAEYLADHSSSIRREPIGVIGQVAPWNYPLMMAAWKVIPALAAGNTVVLKPSDSTPSSTLLFAELASEFLPAGAFNVVLGDRDTGKALVADEAPEMVSITGSVRAGMEVAGAAAADVKRVHLELGGKAPVIVFDDVDIAAAVAGIVPASFYNAGQDCTAATRLLVHEDIHDEFVAAFAEEVRQNARTGGPAEDGILYGALSSADHLQRVAGFLERLPEHATVEVGGKRHGGVGYFHEATVVSGLNQDDELVQSEVFGPIVTVQKFSTDAEALAMANDVDYGLASSVWTKDHTRAMQFAKRLDFGCVWINTHIPLVAEMPHGGFKHSGYGKDLSMYGLEDYTRIKHVMSYIG, encoded by the coding sequence ATGAGCGTGCGCAATTTGCGGAACTTCGTCAACGGCCGGTTTGTCGACTCGGCCGCCACAGACCGGCTGGAAATCCACAATCCGGCCACCGAAGAGGTCATCGCAACAACGCCAGTGTCCACCGCCGGGGACGTAGCCGCCGCCTACGCGGCGGCTGCGGGGGCGTTTGAAATCTGGAGCGAATCCACGCCGGGGGAGCGTCAGCGGGCGCTCCTGCACATTGCCGACGCCGTCGAGGCGCGGGCCGAGGAACTGGCCGATCTCGAATGCGCCGATACCGGCAAGCCCCGGGCCGGGATTGTCCCGGATGAGATCGACGTGCTCGTGGACCAGATCCGCTTTTTCGCCGGCGCTGCCCGGACCCTGGAAGGGCGGGCCACCGCCGAATACCTTGCGGACCACAGCTCCTCGATCCGGCGCGAGCCCATCGGCGTGATCGGCCAGGTGGCCCCCTGGAACTACCCGCTGATGATGGCCGCCTGGAAGGTCATTCCGGCGCTCGCGGCCGGCAACACCGTGGTCCTCAAGCCCTCCGACTCCACGCCGAGCTCCACCCTGCTGTTTGCCGAACTGGCCAGCGAATTCCTCCCCGCCGGCGCCTTCAACGTGGTGCTGGGGGACCGTGACACCGGCAAGGCCCTGGTGGCCGACGAAGCCCCGGAAATGGTGTCCATTACCGGCAGCGTCCGGGCCGGCATGGAGGTGGCCGGCGCCGCGGCCGCCGACGTCAAGCGGGTGCATCTGGAGCTGGGCGGCAAGGCGCCGGTCATCGTGTTCGACGACGTCGACATCGCCGCCGCGGTGGCGGGGATCGTCCCGGCGTCCTTCTACAACGCCGGCCAGGACTGCACCGCCGCCACGCGGCTTCTGGTGCACGAGGACATCCACGATGAATTCGTGGCTGCCTTTGCCGAGGAAGTGCGCCAGAACGCCAGGACCGGCGGTCCCGCCGAGGACGGAATCCTGTACGGCGCGCTGAGCAGCGCCGACCACCTCCAGCGCGTTGCCGGTTTCCTGGAGCGGCTGCCGGAGCATGCCACCGTGGAAGTCGGCGGCAAGCGCCACGGAGGCGTGGGCTACTTCCACGAGGCCACCGTGGTGTCCGGGCTGAACCAGGACGACGAGCTCGTCCAGAGCGAGGTATTCGGCCCCATCGTCACCGTGCAGAAGTTCTCCACCGACGCCGAGGCTCTGGCCATGGCGAACGACGTCGACTACGGACTGGCGTCCTCGGTGTGGACCAAGGACCACACCCGGGCCATGCAGTTCGCCAAGCGCCTTGATTTCGGCTGCGTCTGGATCAACACCCACATCCCGCTGGTGGCCGAGATGCCGCACGGCGGCTTCAAGCACTCCGGGTACGGCAAGGACCTGTCCATGTACGGGCTGGAGGACTACACCCGGATCAAGCACGTCATGAGCTACATCGGCTAA
- a CDS encoding CaiB/BaiF CoA-transferase family protein, with protein sequence MTPTPGSAGPLSGLLVADFSRVLAGPLATMTLADLGARVIKVERPGTGDDTRSWGPPYSPTGATYFESANRNKESVCLDLADPGDLQLARELALRADVLVENFKPGGMAKLGLGYAELSAANPGLIYASITGFGSAGGANLMGYDFIVQALGGLMSITGEKDGKPTKAGVALVDVLTAKDTTIGVLAALAARTGSGRGAHLELNLLSSLQGALANQGQAYLGAGKVPHRMGSAHPSIVPYQLLQCADAPLAVACGNDGQFAKMAQVLGVPGLAGDPRFATNNARVEHRTELISLLEEALSASSALIWQDKLIGAGVPAGQVAGIDEGIEYAESLGLEPTIEVRNAAGQPAGRQIRHPISWTPAFAAPAAAPPSLGEHSDPIRAWLADATPSAGPARG encoded by the coding sequence ATGACTCCGACGCCCGGGTCCGCCGGACCGTTGTCTGGCCTGCTGGTCGCTGATTTCTCGCGCGTTCTGGCCGGTCCGCTGGCCACCATGACGCTGGCCGATCTGGGCGCCCGGGTGATCAAGGTGGAACGCCCCGGCACGGGGGACGACACCCGCAGCTGGGGGCCGCCTTATTCCCCCACCGGCGCCACCTACTTTGAGAGTGCGAACCGCAACAAGGAGTCGGTCTGCCTGGACCTCGCCGACCCCGGGGATCTGCAGCTGGCCAGGGAGCTGGCCCTGCGTGCCGATGTCCTCGTGGAAAACTTCAAGCCCGGCGGCATGGCCAAACTGGGCCTGGGCTATGCGGAACTGTCCGCTGCCAACCCCGGCCTGATCTACGCCTCGATCACCGGTTTTGGCTCTGCCGGCGGGGCCAACCTGATGGGCTATGACTTCATCGTCCAGGCCCTGGGCGGCCTGATGAGCATCACCGGCGAGAAGGACGGCAAACCCACCAAGGCCGGCGTCGCGCTCGTCGACGTGCTGACGGCCAAGGACACCACCATTGGCGTCCTTGCCGCGCTGGCCGCCCGTACCGGCTCGGGGCGCGGGGCCCACCTGGAACTCAACCTGCTCTCCAGCCTGCAAGGGGCCCTGGCCAACCAGGGCCAGGCCTACCTGGGCGCGGGCAAGGTCCCGCACCGCATGGGCAGCGCCCACCCCTCGATCGTGCCGTACCAACTGCTCCAGTGCGCTGACGCGCCGCTGGCGGTGGCCTGCGGCAACGACGGACAATTCGCCAAGATGGCCCAGGTGCTGGGCGTGCCCGGGCTGGCCGGCGACCCGCGCTTTGCCACCAACAACGCCCGCGTCGAGCACAGGACGGAACTGATTTCCCTGCTCGAGGAGGCCCTGTCCGCGTCCTCGGCATTGATCTGGCAGGACAAGCTGATCGGTGCCGGCGTCCCGGCCGGCCAGGTGGCCGGCATCGACGAGGGGATTGAGTACGCCGAGTCGCTGGGGCTCGAACCGACCATCGAGGTCCGCAACGCTGCGGGCCAGCCGGCCGGGCGGCAGATCCGCCATCCCATCAGCTGGACGCCGGCGTTCGCGGCGCCGGCGGCGGCTCCACCGTCGCTGGGCGAACACAGCGACCCCATTCGGGCGTGGCTGGCAGACGCTACACCCAGCGCAGGGCCAGCCAGAGGCTAG
- a CDS encoding PucR family transcriptional regulator has product MISLAQLHSRLGNDLRPAAGGTVAVRQISGVHISELDDPTPYLEGGELLLTTGIPVSGGAAKVQAYVRRLVERDIAALGLGLGAGVDEVPPALSAACAEAGLELLVVPDGTPFMNVSRAYWDLVGREGQADLAASLGTQTALARAATMPDALPSVVKALARALGGWVAYLPADGGAETLWPEENHAIVGQLRRETSRLDMAVTHSASTFQIHGTDVVEYPVLVGRRTVGFLAIGAGRKLTRADRQVIMTVCVLLSLKAAQQQESDATAAALGSAVTKLLLTGHVDAGRALAPDLGLVVPTGAVRLLVVHGGPEDTAASAGTDDGLESLLRAGTGWPEAGGALRSCRLRHAAGGLSYYLLDAEYRDAGTPVSGDGNAPPGPYDGGEAGNPMLTAVLSRPMPLERVHDEAGQLAAMARALPAGQVVSAPEGALDPRAQGWVAALQGYRRADLVGTVRAYLRHRGQWEGAARELGIHRNSLRHRMGIATELLQADPDDPDVAASLWLALRWV; this is encoded by the coding sequence GTGATCAGCCTGGCCCAACTGCACAGCCGACTCGGCAACGATCTCCGCCCGGCCGCGGGCGGTACGGTGGCCGTGCGGCAGATCTCGGGCGTGCACATCTCCGAGCTCGACGATCCCACACCGTATCTGGAGGGCGGTGAACTCCTCCTCACCACGGGCATTCCCGTCTCCGGCGGGGCCGCCAAGGTGCAGGCCTACGTCCGGCGCCTGGTGGAGCGCGACATCGCTGCCCTCGGCCTTGGCCTGGGGGCCGGCGTCGACGAGGTGCCGCCGGCGTTGAGTGCCGCGTGCGCCGAGGCGGGGCTCGAGCTGCTGGTGGTGCCCGACGGCACGCCGTTCATGAATGTCTCCCGCGCCTACTGGGACCTCGTCGGCCGGGAAGGCCAGGCGGACCTGGCCGCCAGCCTGGGCACGCAAACAGCGCTGGCCCGTGCGGCGACCATGCCCGATGCGCTGCCTTCCGTGGTCAAAGCCCTGGCCCGGGCGCTGGGCGGCTGGGTGGCGTACCTTCCGGCCGACGGCGGGGCCGAAACGCTGTGGCCGGAAGAGAACCACGCGATCGTGGGGCAGCTGCGCCGGGAGACATCGCGGCTCGACATGGCGGTGACGCACTCGGCGTCGACCTTTCAGATTCACGGCACCGACGTCGTGGAGTACCCCGTCCTGGTGGGGCGGCGGACGGTCGGGTTCCTGGCCATCGGCGCCGGCCGCAAACTGACGCGGGCTGACCGCCAGGTAATCATGACCGTGTGCGTCCTGCTCTCGCTCAAGGCCGCCCAGCAGCAGGAGAGTGACGCCACCGCCGCCGCGCTTGGCTCGGCCGTGACGAAGCTCCTCCTCACCGGCCATGTGGACGCCGGCCGGGCACTGGCCCCCGATCTGGGCCTCGTGGTGCCGACCGGCGCCGTGCGGCTCCTGGTGGTACACGGCGGCCCCGAGGACACGGCGGCTTCCGCGGGAACAGACGACGGCCTGGAGTCACTGCTGCGGGCCGGGACCGGCTGGCCGGAGGCCGGCGGCGCCCTGCGTTCCTGCCGGCTGCGCCATGCGGCCGGCGGCCTGAGCTACTACCTGCTGGATGCGGAGTACCGCGACGCCGGCACACCTGTCAGCGGCGACGGCAACGCGCCGCCGGGCCCGTACGACGGCGGCGAGGCAGGCAACCCTATGCTCACGGCGGTGCTGAGCCGGCCGATGCCGCTGGAACGCGTGCACGATGAGGCCGGGCAGCTGGCCGCCATGGCCCGCGCACTGCCGGCCGGGCAGGTTGTCTCCGCTCCGGAAGGAGCGCTGGACCCGCGGGCCCAGGGCTGGGTGGCTGCGCTGCAGGGGTACCGGCGGGCCGATCTGGTCGGTACCGTCCGCGCCTATCTCCGGCACCGGGGCCAATGGGAGGGTGCCGCCCGCGAGCTGGGGATCCACCGGAACTCCCTGCGCCACCGGATGGGCATCGCGACGGAACTGCTGCAGGCGGATCCGGACGATCCCGACGTCGCGGCTAGCCTCTGGCTGGCCCTGCGCTGGGTGTAG
- a CDS encoding aminotransferase class III-fold pyridoxal phosphate-dependent enzyme, whose translation MTSSAQSLPQTRHLATAIPGPVSAALHREREAQVSSGFGVALPVFINRASGGILEDVDGNRIIDFASGIAVTSVGAANARVQAHVAAQMDRFTHTCFMVTEYDSFTQVAGWLNAHTPGDFPKRTALFSTGAEAVENAVKIARAATGRERVLVFDDAYHGRSLLTMAMTAKVNPYKKNFGPFPGEVFRAPTATRLWAGGREESTAATALAGVEALLLENDPRSFAAMVIEPIQGEGGFLVPAPGFLAGLRELATRHGIVLVMDEIQTGMGRTGTLFASEHEGVAGDLTLTAKALAGGLPLSAVTGRAELMNAPHAGGLGGTYAGNPVACAAALGVFDAFEDGTLLANALAIEATAREVLQPLVDSTAIVAEFRGRGAMLAVEFADKDTLEPRADLAARVAAACHRQGVLVLVCGTHGNVIRLLPPLVIGPELIRDGLDVLRTAILNANDAQANTAGATALSAV comes from the coding sequence ATGACCAGTTCCGCCCAGAGCCTCCCCCAGACCCGCCACCTCGCCACCGCCATTCCCGGCCCCGTCTCCGCAGCGCTGCACCGCGAGCGGGAAGCGCAGGTCAGCTCGGGTTTCGGTGTGGCCCTGCCCGTCTTCATCAACCGCGCGTCCGGCGGCATCCTGGAGGACGTTGACGGCAACCGCATCATCGACTTCGCGTCCGGCATCGCCGTGACCAGCGTGGGCGCCGCCAACGCCCGGGTCCAGGCGCATGTGGCCGCCCAGATGGACCGCTTCACGCATACCTGCTTCATGGTGACCGAATACGATTCCTTCACGCAGGTGGCCGGGTGGCTGAATGCGCACACTCCCGGAGACTTCCCGAAGCGCACCGCGCTCTTCTCCACCGGAGCGGAGGCCGTGGAAAATGCCGTCAAGATTGCCCGCGCCGCCACGGGCAGGGAACGGGTGCTGGTGTTCGACGACGCCTACCACGGCCGCTCCCTGCTCACGATGGCCATGACCGCCAAGGTGAACCCGTACAAGAAGAACTTCGGCCCGTTCCCGGGCGAGGTCTTCCGCGCCCCCACGGCCACCCGGCTGTGGGCCGGCGGCCGCGAGGAATCCACCGCTGCCACCGCGCTGGCCGGCGTCGAGGCGCTGCTGCTCGAGAACGACCCCAGGTCCTTCGCCGCGATGGTGATCGAGCCCATCCAGGGTGAAGGCGGTTTCCTGGTCCCCGCCCCGGGTTTCCTGGCCGGGCTGCGGGAACTGGCCACCAGACACGGCATCGTTCTGGTGATGGACGAGATCCAGACCGGCATGGGACGCACCGGCACGCTCTTTGCCAGCGAGCACGAGGGTGTCGCCGGCGACCTCACCCTGACCGCGAAGGCCCTGGCGGGCGGCCTGCCGCTGAGCGCCGTCACGGGCCGGGCCGAGCTCATGAACGCCCCGCACGCCGGCGGCCTGGGCGGCACCTACGCCGGCAACCCGGTGGCCTGCGCCGCCGCCCTGGGGGTCTTCGACGCCTTCGAAGACGGCACCCTGCTGGCGAACGCCCTGGCCATCGAGGCTACCGCCCGCGAAGTGCTGCAGCCCCTCGTGGACAGCACGGCCATTGTCGCGGAGTTCCGCGGCCGCGGTGCCATGCTCGCCGTCGAATTCGCGGACAAAGACACGCTGGAACCGCGCGCCGATCTTGCGGCCCGGGTCGCGGCCGCCTGCCACCGGCAGGGTGTCCTGGTCCTGGTCTGCGGCACCCACGGCAACGTGATCCGGCTGCTGCCTCCCCTGGTTATCGGGCCGGAACTGATCCGCGACGGCCTGGACGTGCTCCGCACTGCCATTCTGAACGCCAATGATGCCCAGGCAAACACCGCCGGTGCCACTGCGCTGTCCGCCGTCTAA